The Aneurinibacillus migulanus genome contains the following window.
GATTTTACTGTTTTCACAAAAGGTTATATTCTACTTCATAGGATATAGCCTTTTTCTTATCATTATAGTTAGAAAGCTAACCGTTTCACAGATACAGCTTCTTTGTCCCTTTTGGGGGCGAGCTCGCTTGTCTCTTGAAGCGGTCAGTTATACTTCCCTGCGCAGCGTAACCAAGTGACATGCTCATCCCTTCTCCTATCCCTCACCACATTTTGTCTTCTTTTCAAACGGTCAAGCACATTCTTTGATATTGAGCCTATATTATAATAACAAGAGTGTTGATTATCCAGTACCATCCAGAGTGTATAGTCACCACAACGAGCCCCAAACGGGCATCGGTTCGTCTCCCGTACAGAAGGTTATTGTGCTCGCTTTTTGCCCCGGTCAAGCGGGACAGCAAAACATCTGGGTAGACACGGAGAGGGAGACAGTTGCTGCCCTCTTTCGCTTGACCGGAGACAACCGCTCGGGAAGAGAGACGAAAGGAACCCTGTTCGTGCCCCGTTGTTAGTGTCTCTTCCTCTCTGAACAATCAACAGATGTGCTATAATAACTCATGTCTAAGAAAGGCGGCTGGCTATGTATTATAATCAATCATTCCCTCCATATTCCATGATGTCTCCCTCCTTCCCCTCCAATAATCAGTACATAATAAAAGTATCTGGAGAAGGATCGATCCCTACGACTCCTGACAGAGCCATTATCGTACTAGGTGCAATCACAGAATCCCCAAACATAAGCACAGCCCAAAAAGAAAATGCTGAAACTATGTCAAATATAATCAACTCACTTATGGAATTAGGGATTCCAAGGGAAAATTTGAAGACAGTGGAGTATAGAATAGATATACAATATGACTATGAAGATGGAAAACAGACCTTTCGCGGATATAAAGTCACCTATCTCCTCCAAATTACCATCGACAAAATCGATCAGACAGGGCTTGTCATTGATACGGCTGTCAAAAATGGCGCCAATTCTGTCTCAGACATCAAATTCACAGTCGCACATCCGAACGTATATTATAATCAAGCCCTGTCGCTGGCTATTAAAAATGCTGAGCAAAAAGCGGTTACCATAGCAAAAACGTTAGGGGCTACGCTACATCAAGTTCCAAACCAGGTTCAAGAAGTATCTGCTACCTCGGAACCCGTTCCCTATCAAACTGCCCTCTACGCAAAAAGTGTAGCTACTCCTATTCAACCAGGACAACTGGAGATTTCGGCTAAAATAACGGCCGAGTACTCTTATTACCAATAAAGAAAAAAACCTATCTGCCTTTAACCTGGGCTACTGAAAAAATACTCCTATCCGTATGAATTTCGATCAACACCGGTTTGCCAGAGCCAAGAGCCCTTTCTTCTGCCGGATCGCAGGGCGCATCCAACCTCTTCTTTTTCTGAATCACCTCCTTCCAACCACGCTACCCTGTCAAACTATCAAGTGTAATTTATATAGAAATTTCCCTCCCTCTCTTTCACTATAATTTCTTTATAAAAAAACTATTGATTCAAAATTTTCTTTTTTATATATTTATACATAACGAAATAAAAAACAGAAAAAAACATTCGTTTCGAAATTTTATATCGAATAAAACTTACATAAAGTACACTTTCTTTTGTAGCAACCTTTTATTAGGAATTAATGAAAACTTGGGAGTGAGGAACATGGTTTACAAGTATTCTGAACTGAATGAAATGCCGCCTATGGAGATTGATGATATCGATCGAAAAATCATTGGGCTTCTTCATGAAAATGGACGCATTTCTTACACCGATTTAGCTAAAGAAGTCGGGCTTTCCCGTGTAGCTGTTCAATCAAGAGTGAATGCGCTGATTGAGTCAGGTATTATTGAGCGTTTTACTGCGGTGATTAATCCCGCAAGAGTAGGAATTCAAATTTCTGCATTTTTCAATGTAGATGTAGAGCCGCGACATCTACATGAAGTAGCTGAGCAACTGGCAGCTGAAACATCGGTGACA
Protein-coding sequences here:
- a CDS encoding SIMPL domain-containing protein, encoding MYYNQSFPPYSMMSPSFPSNNQYIIKVSGEGSIPTTPDRAIIVLGAITESPNISTAQKENAETMSNIINSLMELGIPRENLKTVEYRIDIQYDYEDGKQTFRGYKVTYLLQITIDKIDQTGLVIDTAVKNGANSVSDIKFTVAHPNVYYNQALSLAIKNAEQKAVTIAKTLGATLHQVPNQVQEVSATSEPVPYQTALYAKSVATPIQPGQLEISAKITAEYSYYQ
- a CDS encoding Lrp/AsnC family transcriptional regulator, coding for MVYKYSELNEMPPMEIDDIDRKIIGLLHENGRISYTDLAKEVGLSRVAVQSRVNALIESGIIERFTAVINPARVGIQISAFFNVDVEPRHLHEVAEQLAAETSVTSLYHMTGPSTLHMHGMFANMKEMEDFMQNTLYSMPGIARVESQMLIKRYKSRMGMKL